A genome region from Brassica oleracea var. oleracea cultivar TO1000 chromosome C2, BOL, whole genome shotgun sequence includes the following:
- the LOC106324165 gene encoding uncharacterized protein LOC106324165: protein MDMAMDYLATLMDKQDQEFMQDFQAHFGYDNLVTVDPIGRSGGLALYYNNEFEVTISYTSNRMIDVEAVALGRRVYITFVYGDPVQELREHIWERLTRFGLARSEPWFVIGDLNEITGNHEKDGGAMRNPDSFVPFNTMIRNSGLLEFLARGNKLSWQGRRGKGVGAVMVRCRLDQALANEEWHTLFPCSYTEYLRMVASDHRPVVAYLEDKVVRRKGQFKFDKRWIGQDGLLEAITSGWKEQNCSQPEPFVTKISNCRHEIAKWRKDNPPFGKDKINELQKALEEVQMDNNRSQEDILEVSRQLQEAYRDEEDYWFQKSRNMWYSSGDRNTEFYHALTMQRRVRNRIVGLHDADGNWITDDEGVEKVAVNYFDELFTTTSPTAFDNFLSEVQPSISTQTNGWLLKLATEEEIRQALFMMHPGKTPGPDGMTALFFQHSWHIIKTDLVELVLCQRLKICLPSLISETQSAFVAGRLISDNILIAQKIFHGLRANKACQEALIANIKKVEREKQLTGMKVARVCPSISHLLFADDSLFFCKAQEAEYQTILRILQDYAAVSGQLINFQKSSIQFGHKIEDSRRQMMRDILGIQNVGGMGTYLGLPENVGGSKIQIFGFVQDRVSSRVNGILLRRERR, encoded by the exons ATGGATATGGCTATGGACTACCTTGCTACGCTGATGGACAAG CAAGACCAGGAGTTTATGCAGGACTTTCAAGCACATTTTGGCTATGATAACCTGGTTACGGTGGATCCCATTGGCAGAAGTGGGGGCTTAGCCCTGTACTATAATAATGAATTTGAGGTCACAATCTCCTACACAAGTAATAGGATGATAGATGTGGAAGCAGTGGCTCTTGGAAGAAGAGTTTACATCACTTTTGTTTACGGGGATCCAGTACAGGAATTAAGGGAACATATATGGGAAAGGTTAACTCGGTTTGGGCTTGCGCGCTCTGAACCTTGGTTTGTGATAGGTGATCTCAATGAGATCACTGGTAATCATGAAAAGGATGGAGGGGCGATGAGGAACCCTGATTCTTTCGTTCCTTTTAATACTATGATTCGGAATAGTGGACTATTAGAATTCCTAGCACGTGGGAATAAATTGTCTTGGCAAGGACGGAGGGGTAAGGGAGTGGGTGCAGTGATGGTTCGCTGTCGATTGGATCAGGCCCTGGCAAATGAGGAATGGCACACTCTATTCCCATGTTCATACACGGAATACCTCCGTATGGTGGCATCGGATCATCGACCGGTAGTGGCTTATCTGGAAGACAAAGTAGTGAGGAGAAAAGGACAGTTTAAATTTGACAAACGTTGGATCGGACAGGATGGCTTATTAGAGGCTATCACCTCCGGCTGGAAGGAACAAAATTGTTCCCAACCAGAACCTTTTGTCACAAAGATTAGCAACTGTAGACATGAAATCGCAAAATGGAGAAAGGACAATCCCCCTTTCGGAAAGGATAAAATAAATGAGCTACAAAAAGCTCTGGAGGAGGTTCAGATGGATAATAACAGGTCACAGGAGGATATCCTGGAGGTCTCTAGGCAATTACAAGAGGCATACAGGGATGAGGAGGACTATTGGTTTCAAAAAAGTAGGAATATGTGGTATTCATCTGGGGACCGCAATACAGAATTTTATCATGCATTGACAATGCAACGTCGGGTGAGAAATAGAATTGTTGGACTACATGATGCTGATGGTAACTGGATAACGGATGATGAGGGAGTGGAGAAGGTAGCAGTGAATTACTTTGATGAGCTGTTCACTACTACCTCTCCAACGGCTTTTGACAATTTTTTATCAGAAGTACAACCATCTATCTCTACGCAGACCAATGGGTGGTTATTAAAACTAGCTACTGAAGAAGAGATACGTCAAGCTCTGTTTATGATGCACCCAGGCAAAACCCCAGGCCCTGATGGAATGACTGCATTATTCTTTCAACATTCATGGCACATCATTAAGACAGATTTGGTGGAGTTG GTATTATGCCAACGGCTGAAGATATGTTTACCATCGCTTATATCAGAAACTCAATCAGCCTTTGTGGCAGGACGCCTAATCTCGGATAATATCCTTATAGCACAGAAAATATTTCATGGTTTGAGGGCCAACAAGGCATGTCAAG AGGCGCTCATTGCGAATATTAAAAAAGTGGAACGAGAGAAACAGTTGACTGGGATGAAGGTGGCTCGTGTTTGTCCTTCGATATCTCACCTCCTCTTTGCAGATGACAGTCTATTCTTCTGCAAAGCACAAGAGGCAGAGTATCAAACTATTCTCAGGATCCTCCAGGATTATGCTGCAGTATCTGGACAATTGATTAATTTCCAAAAATCGTCCATTCAGTTTGGACATAAGATTGAGGATTCAAGACGACAGATGATGCGGGATATCTTAGGAATACAGAATGTTGGTGGTATGGGTACTTACTTGGGTCTCCCAGAAAATGTGGGTGGATCAAAGATCCAAATTTTCGGATTCGTACAGGATAGAGTAAGCTCTCGGGTTAACGGTATTTTACTAAGGAGGGAAAGGAGGTAG